A window of the Pongo abelii isolate AG06213 chromosome 10, NHGRI_mPonAbe1-v2.0_pri, whole genome shotgun sequence genome harbors these coding sequences:
- the PITPNM2 gene encoding membrane-associated phosphatidylinositol transfer protein 2 isoform X1: protein MIIKEYRIPLPMTVEEYRIAQLYMIQKKSRNETYGEGSGVEILENRPYTDGPGGSGQYTHKVYHVGMHIPSWFRSILPKAALRVVEESWNAYPYTRTRFTCPFVEKFSIDIETFYKTDAGENPDVFNLSPVEKNQLTIDFIDIVKDPVPHNEYKTEEDPKLFQSTKTQRGPLSENWIEEYKKQVFPIMCAYKLCKVEFRYWGMQSKIERFIHDTGLRRVMVRAHRQAWCWQDEWYGLSMENIRELEKEAQLMLSRKMAQFNEDGEEATELVKHEAASDQASGEPPEPSSSNGEPLVGRGLKKQWSTSSKSSRSSKRGASPSRHSISEWRMQSIARDSDESSDDEFFDAHEDLSDTEEMFPKDITKWSSNDLMDKIESPEPEDTQDGLYRQSAPEFRVASSVEQLNIIEDEVSQPLAAPPSKIHVLLLVLHGGTILDTGAGDPSSKKGDANTIANVFDTVMRVHYPSALGHLAICLVPCPPVCSDAFALVSNLSPYSHDEGCLSSSQDHIPLAALPLLATSSPQYQEAVATVIQRANLAYGDFIKSQEGMTFNGQVCLIGDCVGGILAFDALCYSNQPVSESQSSSRRGSVVSMQDNDLLSPGILVNAAHCSGGGSGGGGSSGGGGSSGGSSLESSRHLSRSNVDIPRSNGTEDPKRQLPRKRSDSSTYELDTIQQHQAFLSSLHASVLRTEPCSRHSSSSTMLDGTGALGRFDFEITDLFLFGCPLGLVLALRKTVIPALDGPAPALQPTPPPPVFQLRPACQQVYNLFHPADPSASRLEPLLERRFHALPPFSVPRYQRYPLGDGCSTLLVETVQRNPELVLEGGPLAPLPHGDGFLETSMPVPAPTWQDGPRPGCAESDVLQTHNAAFQEHGAPSSPGTAPASRGFRRASEISIASQVSGMAESYTASSIAQKAPDALSHTPSVRRLSLLALPTPSPTTPGPHPPARQASPSLERAPGLPELDIGEVAAKWWGQKRIDYALYCPDALTAFPTVALPHLFHASYWESTDVVSFLLRQVMRHDNSSILELDGKEVSVFTPSKPREKWQRKRTHVKLRNVTANHRINDALANEDGPQVLTGRFMYGPLDMVTLTGEKVDVHIMTQPPSGEWLYLDTLVTNNSGRVSYTIPESHRLGVGVYPIKMVVRGDHTFADSYITVLPKGTEFVVFSIDGSFAASVSIMGSDPKVRAGAVDVVRHWQDLGYLIIYVTGRPDMQKQRVVAWLAQHNFPHGVVSFCDGLVHDPLRHKANFLKLLISELHLRVHAAYGSTKDVAVYSAISLSPMQIYIVGRPTKKLQQQCQFITDGYAAHLAQLKYSHRARPARNTATRMALRKGSFGLPGQGDFLRARNHLLRTISAQPSGPSHRHERTQSQADGEQRGQRSMSVAAGCWGRAMTGRLEPGTAAGPK from the exons AAGAAGAGCCGTAACGAGACATATGGCGAAGGCAGCGGCGTGGAGATCCTGGAGAACCGGCCGTATACAGATGGCCCAGGCGGCTCTGGGCAGTACACACACAAGGTGTATCATGTGGGCATGCACATTCCCAGCTGGTTCCGCTCCATCCTGCCCAAGGCAGCCCTGCGGGTGGTGGAGGAATCTTGGAATGCCTACCCCTACACCCGAACCAG GTTCACCTGCCCTTTCGTGGAGAAATTCTCCATCGACATTGAAACCTTTTATAAAACTGATGCTGGAGAAAACCCCGACGTGTTCAACCTCTCTCCTGTGGAAAAGAACCAGCTGACAATCG ACTTCATCGACATTGTCAAAGACCCTGTGCCCCACAACGAGTATAAGACAGAAGAGGACCCCAAGCTGTTCCAGTCAACCAAGACCCAGCGGGGGCCCCTGTCCGAGAACTGGATCGAGGAGTACAAGAAGCAGGTCTTCCCCATCATGTGCGCATACAAGCTCTGCAAGGTGGAGTTCCGCTACTGGGGCATGCAGTCCAAGATCGAGAGGTTCATCCACGACACCG GACTACGGAGGGTGATGGTGCGGGCTCACCGGCAGGCCTGGTGCTGGCAGGACGAGTGGTATGGGCTGAGCATGGAGAACATCCGGGAGCTGGAGAAGGAGGCGCAGCTCATGCTTTCCCGCAAGATGGCCCAGTTCAACGAGGATGGTGAGGAGGCCACCGAGCTCGTCAAGCACGAAGCCGCCTCGGACCAGGCCTCTGGGGAGCCCCCGGAGCCCAGCAGCAGCAACGGGGAGCCGCTAGTGGGGCGCGGCCTCAAGAAACAGTGGTCCACATCCTCCAAGTCGTCTCGGTCGTCCAAGCGGGGAG CGAGTCCTTCCCGCCACAGCATCTCAGAGTGGAGGATGCAGAGTATTGCCAGGGACTCGGATGAGAGCTCAGATGACGAGTTCTTCGATGCACACG agGACCTGTCCGACACAGAGGAAATGTTCCCCAAGGACATCACCAAGTGGAGCTCCAATGACCTCATGGACAAGATCGAGAGCCCAGAGCCGGAAGACACACAAG ATGGTCTGTACCGCCAGAGTGCCCCTGAGTTCAGGGTGGCCTCCAGTGTGGAGCAGCTGAACATCATAGAG GACGAGGTTAGCCAGCCACTGGCTGCACCGCCCTCCAAGATCCACGTGCTGCTACTGGTGCTGCACGGAGGCACCATCCTGGACACAGGCGCCGGGGACCCCAGCTCCAAGAAGGGCGATGCTAACACCATCGCCAATGTGTTCGACACCGTCATGCGCGTGCACTACCCCAGCGCCCTGGGCCACCTTGCCATCTGCCTGGTGCCCTGCCCGCCCGTCTGCTCTGACGCCTTTGCCCTGGTCTCCAA cctcagcccttACAGCCATGACGAAGGCTGTCTGTCCAGCAGTCAGGACCACATTCCCCTGGCTGCCCTCCCCCTGCTGGCCACCTCCTCCCCCCAGTACCAGGAGGCGGTTGCCACAGTGATTCAGCGAGCCAACCTTGCCTATGGGGACTTCATCAAGTCCCAGGAGGGCATGACCTTCAATGGGCAG GTCTGCCTGATTGGGGACTGCGTCGGGGGCATCCTGGCATTTGATGCCCTGTGCTACAGCAACCAGCCAGTGTCTGAGAGTCAGAGCAGCAGCCGCCGGGGCAGCGTGGTCAGCATGCAG GACAACGACCTGCTGTCCCCGGGCATCCTGGTGAATGCAGCGCACTGCTCCGGTGGTGGCAGTGGCGgtggtggcagcagtggtggtggtggcagtagtGGTGGCTCCAGCCTGGAGAGCAGTCGGCACCTGAGCCGAAGCAACGTTGACATCCCCCGCAGCAACGGCACCGAGGACCCCAAAAGGCAACTGCCCCGCAAGAGGAGTGACTCATCCACCTACGAGCTGGATACCATCCAGCAGCACCAGGCCTTCCTGTCCag CCTCCATGCCAGCGTGCTGAGGACTGAGCCCTGCTCACGCCATTCCAGCAGCTCCACCATGCTGGACGGCACAGGTGCCCTGGGCAGGTTTGACTTTGAGATCACCGACCTCTTCCTCTTCGGGTGCCCGCTGGGGCTGGTCCTGGCCTTGAGGAAGACTGTCATCCCAGCCCTGGATG ggccagccccagctctgcagccaacacccccacccccagttttCCAGCTGCGGCCGGCCTGCCAGCAAGTCTACAACCTCTTCCACCCCGCGGACCCGTCAGCTTCACGCCTGGAGCCGCTGCTGGAACGGCGCTTTCACGCCCTGCCGCCTTTCAGCGTCCCCCGCTACCAACGCTACCCACTGGGGGACGGCTGCTCCACGCTGCTGG TCGAGACCGTGCAGAGAAACCCCGAGCTGGTCCTGGAGGGCGGCCCCCTGGCCCCTCTCCCCCACGGGGATGGCTTCCTGGAAACCAGTATGCCTGTTCCCGCGCCCACCTGGCAAGACGGGCCCCGCCCGGGCTGTGCCGAGT CGGATGTGCTCCAGACCCACAATGCAGCCTTCCAAGAGCATGGCGCCCCCTCCTCGCCCGGCACTGCCCCTGCCAGTCGTGGCTTCCGCCGAGCCAGTGAGATCAGCATCGCCAGCCAGGTGTCAGGCATGGCTGAGAGCTACACGGCATCCAGCATCGCCCAGA AGGCCCCCGATGCGCTCAGCCATACCCCCAGCGTCAGGCGTCTGTCCCTGCTCGCcctgcccacccccagccccaccacccCTGGGCCCCACCCTCCAGCCAGGCAGGCGAGCCCCAGCCTGGAGAGGGCCCCTGGCCTCCCTGAGCTGGACATCGGAGAAG TCGCTGCAAAGTGGTGGGGCCAGAAGCGGATCGACTACGCCCTGTACTGCCCTGACGCCCTCACGGCCTTCCCCACGGTGGCTCTGCCTCACCTCTTCCACGCCAGCTACTGGGAGTCAACGGACGTGGTCTCCTTTCTGCTGAGACAG GTCATGAGGCACGACAACTCCAGCATCTTGGAGCTGGATGGCAAGGAAGTGTCGGTGTTCACCCCCTCAAAGCCAAGGGAGAAGTGGCAGCGCAAGCGGACCCACGTGAAGCTGCGG AACGTGACGGCCAACCACCGGATCAATGATGCCCTCGCCAATGAGGACGGCCCCCAGGTTCTGACGGGCAGGTTCATGTATGGGCCCCTGGACATGGTCACCCTGACTGGGGAGAAG GTGGATGTGCACATCATGACCCAGCCGCCCTCGGGCGAGTGGCTCTACCTGGATACGCTGGTGACCAACAACAGCGGGCGTGTCTCCTACACCATCCCTGAGTCGCACCGCCTGGGCGTGGGTGTCTACCCTATCAAGATGGTGGTCAG GGGAGACCACACGTTTGCCGACAGCTATATCACCGTGCTGCCCAAGGGCACAGAGTTCGTGGTCTTCAGCATCGACGGTTCCTTTGCCGCTAGCGTGTCCATCATGGGCAGCGACCCCAAGGTGCGGGCCGGGGCCGTGGACGTGGTGCG GCACTGGCAGGACCTGGGCTACCTCATCATCTACGTGACGGGCCGGCCTGACATGCAGAAGCAGCGGGTGGTGGCGTGGCTGGCCCAGCACAACTTCCCCCATGGCGTGGTGTCCTTCTGTGACGGCCTGGTGCATGACCCGCTGCGGCACAAGGCCAACTTCCTGAAGCTGCTCATCTCCGAG CTGCACCTGCGCGTGCACGCGGCCTATGGCTCCACCAAGGACGTGGCGGTCTACAGCGCCATCAGCCTGTCCCCCATGCAGATCTACATCGTGGGCCGGCCCACCAAGAAGCTGCAGCAGCAGTGCCAG TTCATCACGGACGGCTACGCAGCCCACCTGGCGCAGCTGAAGTACAGCCACCGGGCGCGGCCTGCTCGCAACACAGCCACCCGCATGGCGCTGCGCAAGGGCAGCTTCGGCCTGCCCGGCCAGGGCGACTTCCTGCGCGCCCGGAACCACCTGCTTCGCACCATCTCGGCCCAGCCCAGTGGGCCCAGCCACCGGCACGAGCGGACACAGAGCCAGGCGGATGGCGAGCAGCGGGGCCAGCGTAGCATGAGTGTGGCGGCCGGCTGCTGGGGCCGCGCCATGACTGGCCGCCTGGAGCCGGGGACGGCCGCGGGCCCCAAGTAG
- the PITPNM2 gene encoding membrane-associated phosphatidylinositol transfer protein 2 isoform X8 has protein sequence MIIKEYRIPLPMTVEEYRIAQLYMIQKKSRNETYGEGSGVEILENRPYTDGPGGSGQYTHKVYHVGMHIPSWFRSILPKAALRVVEESWNAYPYTRTRFTCPFVEKFSIDIETFYKTDAGENPDVFNLSPVEKNQLTIDFIDIVKDPVPHNEYKTEEDPKLFQSTKTQRGPLSENWIEEYKKQVFPIMCAYKLCKVEFRYWGMQSKIERFIHDTGLRRVMVRAHRQAWCWQDEWYGLSMENIRELEKEAQLMLSRKMAQFNEDGEEATELVKHEAASDQASGEPPEPSSSNGEPLVGRGLKKQWSTSSKSSRSSKRGASPSRHSISEWRMQSIARDSDESSDDEFFDAHEDLSDTEEMFPKDITKWSSNDLMDKIESPEPEDTQDGLYRQSAPEFRVASSVEQLNIIEDEVSQPLAAPPSKIHVLLLVLHGGTILDTGAGDPSSKKGDANTIANVFDTVMRVHYPSALGHLAICLVPCPPVCSDAFALVSNLSPYSHDEGCLSSSQDHIPLAALPLLATSSPQYQEAVATVIQRANLAYGDFIKSQEGMTFNGQVCLIGDCVGGILAFDALCYSNQPVSESQSSSRRGSVVSMQDNDLLSPGILVNAAHCSGGGSGGGGSSGGGGSSGGSSLESSRHLSRSNVDIPRSNGTEDPKRQLPRKRSDSSTYELDTIQQHQAFLSSLHASVLRTEPCSRHSSSSTMLDGTGALGRFDFEITDLFLFGCPLGLVLALRKTVIPALDVFQLRPACQQVYNLFHPADPSASRLEPLLERRFHALPPFSVPRYQRYPLGDGCSTLLADVLQTHNAAFQEHGAPSSPGTAPASRGFRRASEISIASQVSGMAESYTASSIAQIAAKWWGQKRIDYALYCPDALTAFPTVALPHLFHASYWESTDVVSFLLRQVMRHDNSSILELDGKEVSVFTPSKPREKWQRKRTHVKLRNVTANHRINDALANEDGPQVLTGRFMYGPLDMVTLTGEKVDVHIMTQPPSGEWLYLDTLVTNNSGRVSYTIPESHRLGVGVYPIKMVVRGDHTFADSYITVLPKGTEFVVFSIDGSFAASVSIMGSDPKVRAGAVDVVRHWQDLGYLIIYVTGRPDMQKQRVVAWLAQHNFPHGVVSFCDGLVHDPLRHKANFLKLLISELHLRVHAAYGSTKDVAVYSAISLSPMQIYIVGRPTKKLQQQCQFITDGYAAHLAQLKYSHRARPARNTATRMALRKGSFGLPGQGDFLRARNHLLRTISAQPSGPSHRHERTQSQADGEQRGQRSMSVAAGCWGRAMTGRLEPGTAAGPK, from the exons AAGAAGAGCCGTAACGAGACATATGGCGAAGGCAGCGGCGTGGAGATCCTGGAGAACCGGCCGTATACAGATGGCCCAGGCGGCTCTGGGCAGTACACACACAAGGTGTATCATGTGGGCATGCACATTCCCAGCTGGTTCCGCTCCATCCTGCCCAAGGCAGCCCTGCGGGTGGTGGAGGAATCTTGGAATGCCTACCCCTACACCCGAACCAG GTTCACCTGCCCTTTCGTGGAGAAATTCTCCATCGACATTGAAACCTTTTATAAAACTGATGCTGGAGAAAACCCCGACGTGTTCAACCTCTCTCCTGTGGAAAAGAACCAGCTGACAATCG ACTTCATCGACATTGTCAAAGACCCTGTGCCCCACAACGAGTATAAGACAGAAGAGGACCCCAAGCTGTTCCAGTCAACCAAGACCCAGCGGGGGCCCCTGTCCGAGAACTGGATCGAGGAGTACAAGAAGCAGGTCTTCCCCATCATGTGCGCATACAAGCTCTGCAAGGTGGAGTTCCGCTACTGGGGCATGCAGTCCAAGATCGAGAGGTTCATCCACGACACCG GACTACGGAGGGTGATGGTGCGGGCTCACCGGCAGGCCTGGTGCTGGCAGGACGAGTGGTATGGGCTGAGCATGGAGAACATCCGGGAGCTGGAGAAGGAGGCGCAGCTCATGCTTTCCCGCAAGATGGCCCAGTTCAACGAGGATGGTGAGGAGGCCACCGAGCTCGTCAAGCACGAAGCCGCCTCGGACCAGGCCTCTGGGGAGCCCCCGGAGCCCAGCAGCAGCAACGGGGAGCCGCTAGTGGGGCGCGGCCTCAAGAAACAGTGGTCCACATCCTCCAAGTCGTCTCGGTCGTCCAAGCGGGGAG CGAGTCCTTCCCGCCACAGCATCTCAGAGTGGAGGATGCAGAGTATTGCCAGGGACTCGGATGAGAGCTCAGATGACGAGTTCTTCGATGCACACG agGACCTGTCCGACACAGAGGAAATGTTCCCCAAGGACATCACCAAGTGGAGCTCCAATGACCTCATGGACAAGATCGAGAGCCCAGAGCCGGAAGACACACAAG ATGGTCTGTACCGCCAGAGTGCCCCTGAGTTCAGGGTGGCCTCCAGTGTGGAGCAGCTGAACATCATAGAG GACGAGGTTAGCCAGCCACTGGCTGCACCGCCCTCCAAGATCCACGTGCTGCTACTGGTGCTGCACGGAGGCACCATCCTGGACACAGGCGCCGGGGACCCCAGCTCCAAGAAGGGCGATGCTAACACCATCGCCAATGTGTTCGACACCGTCATGCGCGTGCACTACCCCAGCGCCCTGGGCCACCTTGCCATCTGCCTGGTGCCCTGCCCGCCCGTCTGCTCTGACGCCTTTGCCCTGGTCTCCAA cctcagcccttACAGCCATGACGAAGGCTGTCTGTCCAGCAGTCAGGACCACATTCCCCTGGCTGCCCTCCCCCTGCTGGCCACCTCCTCCCCCCAGTACCAGGAGGCGGTTGCCACAGTGATTCAGCGAGCCAACCTTGCCTATGGGGACTTCATCAAGTCCCAGGAGGGCATGACCTTCAATGGGCAG GTCTGCCTGATTGGGGACTGCGTCGGGGGCATCCTGGCATTTGATGCCCTGTGCTACAGCAACCAGCCAGTGTCTGAGAGTCAGAGCAGCAGCCGCCGGGGCAGCGTGGTCAGCATGCAG GACAACGACCTGCTGTCCCCGGGCATCCTGGTGAATGCAGCGCACTGCTCCGGTGGTGGCAGTGGCGgtggtggcagcagtggtggtggtggcagtagtGGTGGCTCCAGCCTGGAGAGCAGTCGGCACCTGAGCCGAAGCAACGTTGACATCCCCCGCAGCAACGGCACCGAGGACCCCAAAAGGCAACTGCCCCGCAAGAGGAGTGACTCATCCACCTACGAGCTGGATACCATCCAGCAGCACCAGGCCTTCCTGTCCag CCTCCATGCCAGCGTGCTGAGGACTGAGCCCTGCTCACGCCATTCCAGCAGCTCCACCATGCTGGACGGCACAGGTGCCCTGGGCAGGTTTGACTTTGAGATCACCGACCTCTTCCTCTTCGGGTGCCCGCTGGGGCTGGTCCTGGCCTTGAGGAAGACTGTCATCCCAGCCCTGGATG ttttCCAGCTGCGGCCGGCCTGCCAGCAAGTCTACAACCTCTTCCACCCCGCGGACCCGTCAGCTTCACGCCTGGAGCCGCTGCTGGAACGGCGCTTTCACGCCCTGCCGCCTTTCAGCGTCCCCCGCTACCAACGCTACCCACTGGGGGACGGCTGCTCCACGCTGCTGG CGGATGTGCTCCAGACCCACAATGCAGCCTTCCAAGAGCATGGCGCCCCCTCCTCGCCCGGCACTGCCCCTGCCAGTCGTGGCTTCCGCCGAGCCAGTGAGATCAGCATCGCCAGCCAGGTGTCAGGCATGGCTGAGAGCTACACGGCATCCAGCATCGCCCAGA TCGCTGCAAAGTGGTGGGGCCAGAAGCGGATCGACTACGCCCTGTACTGCCCTGACGCCCTCACGGCCTTCCCCACGGTGGCTCTGCCTCACCTCTTCCACGCCAGCTACTGGGAGTCAACGGACGTGGTCTCCTTTCTGCTGAGACAG GTCATGAGGCACGACAACTCCAGCATCTTGGAGCTGGATGGCAAGGAAGTGTCGGTGTTCACCCCCTCAAAGCCAAGGGAGAAGTGGCAGCGCAAGCGGACCCACGTGAAGCTGCGG AACGTGACGGCCAACCACCGGATCAATGATGCCCTCGCCAATGAGGACGGCCCCCAGGTTCTGACGGGCAGGTTCATGTATGGGCCCCTGGACATGGTCACCCTGACTGGGGAGAAG GTGGATGTGCACATCATGACCCAGCCGCCCTCGGGCGAGTGGCTCTACCTGGATACGCTGGTGACCAACAACAGCGGGCGTGTCTCCTACACCATCCCTGAGTCGCACCGCCTGGGCGTGGGTGTCTACCCTATCAAGATGGTGGTCAG GGGAGACCACACGTTTGCCGACAGCTATATCACCGTGCTGCCCAAGGGCACAGAGTTCGTGGTCTTCAGCATCGACGGTTCCTTTGCCGCTAGCGTGTCCATCATGGGCAGCGACCCCAAGGTGCGGGCCGGGGCCGTGGACGTGGTGCG GCACTGGCAGGACCTGGGCTACCTCATCATCTACGTGACGGGCCGGCCTGACATGCAGAAGCAGCGGGTGGTGGCGTGGCTGGCCCAGCACAACTTCCCCCATGGCGTGGTGTCCTTCTGTGACGGCCTGGTGCATGACCCGCTGCGGCACAAGGCCAACTTCCTGAAGCTGCTCATCTCCGAG CTGCACCTGCGCGTGCACGCGGCCTATGGCTCCACCAAGGACGTGGCGGTCTACAGCGCCATCAGCCTGTCCCCCATGCAGATCTACATCGTGGGCCGGCCCACCAAGAAGCTGCAGCAGCAGTGCCAG TTCATCACGGACGGCTACGCAGCCCACCTGGCGCAGCTGAAGTACAGCCACCGGGCGCGGCCTGCTCGCAACACAGCCACCCGCATGGCGCTGCGCAAGGGCAGCTTCGGCCTGCCCGGCCAGGGCGACTTCCTGCGCGCCCGGAACCACCTGCTTCGCACCATCTCGGCCCAGCCCAGTGGGCCCAGCCACCGGCACGAGCGGACACAGAGCCAGGCGGATGGCGAGCAGCGGGGCCAGCGTAGCATGAGTGTGGCGGCCGGCTGCTGGGGCCGCGCCATGACTGGCCGCCTGGAGCCGGGGACGGCCGCGGGCCCCAAGTAG